In a genomic window of Thiolapillus brandeum:
- the rapA gene encoding RNA polymerase-associated protein RapA encodes MSETIYLPGQRWLSDTDPDLGLGLVTEIEPRRLTLLFPAIGESRVYALPDAPLTRLVLEPGDSLQDDQEEPLTVVEIEEREGLFIYLCRNEQGESRRLAEMDVSPHLQLNRPREKLLAGRLDSNSWFDLRQQSWQQMAAEAVSPVQGLAGPRISLIPHQLYIAWQTARRFLPRVLLADEVGLGKTIEAGLILHRMLLAGRARRVLIVVPDPLLHQWLVEMLRRFNLRFALFDKERFEASDSDNPFADEQQVLCSLDFLLSAPKIARAALEEEWDLLVVDEAHHLHWSEEESSLEYDLVEALAEQALGVLLLSATPEQLGRAGHFGRLRLLDPHRYPDYQSFLDEETRYQQVADIAARLLDDQALKPEQQDLLEQLLGDVADLDPGHIVRRLVDRFGTGRVMFRNTRHRVQGFPRRVLHVSELDWPAPYAAIEDPAQALAPERHVPGWQDCDPRLGWLAALLNELAPQKVLLICASRETVLELQEWLRLRHAIHAAVFHEDMEIVERDRAAAFFADAEEGSQILLCSEIGSEGRNFQFARHLVLFDLPLEPDLLEQRIGRLDRIGQGQFIDLHLPLMQGSPMEGLYRWYQEGLNAFEQPSAVAVTLYEEFSNLLHEALEEPALTEALLEKVVQRRVALEEKLARGRDRLLELQSCDQDKAASLVAQIEEQETDSTVADYMLRYWDAFGVEHEPGPGKSLVLKPGEHMRQERFPGLAEDGATVTFERNDALVHEDRQFLTWEHPMVRGALEELVSGDLGSAAFLVLENGPLPSGTLLLELVFVLNCAAPRELEASRYLPPTTLRLVLDRQGKDYAALLPAGKLRGRSMHRDRPTAAKVIKSQAELLRGLIVQGEQQVAKQAREVVDHALDRMRAELEEEQHRLQSLSDGSAMEELQLLEGHQALLEEYLPRTRLRLDALRLFVRV; translated from the coding sequence TTGTCTGAAACAATCTATTTGCCTGGCCAGCGCTGGCTGAGCGACACGGACCCGGATCTGGGTCTGGGCCTGGTCACTGAAATCGAACCCCGCCGTTTGACACTGCTGTTCCCTGCCATCGGTGAAAGCCGGGTCTATGCTTTGCCGGACGCGCCACTCACGCGGCTGGTGCTGGAGCCTGGGGACAGTTTGCAGGACGATCAGGAAGAGCCTCTCACCGTAGTCGAGATCGAGGAACGGGAGGGATTGTTCATTTATCTCTGCCGCAATGAACAGGGCGAGTCACGGCGTCTGGCGGAGATGGATGTCAGTCCGCATCTGCAGCTCAATCGCCCCCGGGAAAAACTCCTGGCCGGACGCCTGGACAGCAATAGCTGGTTCGATCTGCGCCAGCAATCCTGGCAACAGATGGCTGCTGAGGCTGTCTCACCCGTTCAGGGATTGGCAGGGCCGCGCATCAGCCTGATTCCTCATCAGCTGTATATTGCCTGGCAGACCGCCCGACGCTTTCTGCCCCGGGTGCTGCTGGCGGACGAGGTGGGTCTGGGCAAGACCATAGAAGCCGGTTTGATCCTGCATCGCATGCTGCTTGCGGGACGTGCCCGGCGGGTGCTGATCGTGGTGCCTGATCCCCTGCTGCACCAGTGGCTGGTGGAGATGCTGCGCCGCTTCAATCTGCGCTTCGCTCTGTTCGACAAGGAACGTTTTGAGGCTTCGGATTCGGACAATCCCTTTGCCGACGAGCAGCAGGTGCTGTGCAGCCTGGATTTCCTCCTGTCCGCGCCAAAGATCGCCCGGGCGGCCCTGGAAGAGGAGTGGGATCTGCTGGTGGTGGACGAGGCTCATCACCTGCACTGGAGCGAAGAGGAGTCCAGCCTGGAATACGATCTGGTGGAAGCCCTGGCGGAACAGGCCCTGGGGGTGTTGTTGCTCAGCGCGACCCCCGAACAACTGGGCCGGGCGGGGCATTTTGGCCGCCTGCGCCTTCTCGATCCGCATCGTTATCCTGATTACCAGAGCTTTCTGGACGAGGAAACCCGCTATCAGCAGGTCGCGGATATCGCCGCCCGGCTTCTGGATGACCAGGCCCTGAAGCCGGAGCAGCAGGATCTGCTGGAACAGTTGCTGGGGGATGTGGCGGATCTGGATCCCGGGCATATCGTGCGGCGTCTGGTGGATCGCTTCGGCACGGGCCGGGTCATGTTCCGCAACACCCGGCACCGGGTGCAGGGCTTTCCCCGGCGGGTACTGCATGTGAGTGAACTGGACTGGCCGGCACCCTATGCCGCTATCGAGGATCCGGCCCAGGCCCTGGCGCCGGAACGCCATGTCCCGGGCTGGCAGGATTGTGACCCACGCCTGGGATGGCTGGCAGCCCTGCTCAATGAGTTGGCGCCCCAAAAGGTGCTGCTCATCTGCGCCAGCAGGGAAACCGTGCTGGAACTCCAGGAATGGCTGCGCCTGCGCCATGCCATTCACGCGGCAGTCTTCCATGAAGACATGGAAATTGTGGAGCGTGACCGGGCAGCAGCTTTTTTCGCCGACGCTGAAGAAGGCAGCCAGATCCTGCTGTGCTCGGAGATCGGTAGCGAGGGCCGCAACTTCCAGTTCGCCCGCCACCTGGTGCTCTTCGATCTGCCTCTGGAACCGGATCTTCTGGAACAACGCATCGGCCGCCTGGACCGTATCGGCCAGGGGCAGTTCATAGACCTGCATCTGCCCCTGATGCAGGGCAGCCCCATGGAAGGCCTGTACCGCTGGTATCAGGAAGGGTTGAATGCTTTCGAGCAGCCCTCCGCCGTAGCCGTCACCTTGTACGAGGAATTCTCCAACCTGTTGCACGAAGCCCTGGAAGAACCGGCTCTGACAGAAGCCCTGCTGGAAAAGGTGGTGCAGCGCCGCGTGGCCCTGGAAGAGAAACTGGCCCGGGGGCGGGATCGTTTGCTGGAGCTGCAATCCTGTGACCAGGACAAGGCCGCCAGTCTGGTGGCGCAGATCGAGGAACAGGAAACTGATTCCACGGTGGCGGATTACATGCTGCGCTACTGGGATGCATTTGGCGTGGAACATGAACCGGGACCGGGAAAATCCCTGGTGCTGAAACCGGGCGAGCATATGCGCCAGGAACGCTTTCCCGGCCTGGCGGAAGACGGTGCGACGGTGACCTTTGAGCGCAATGATGCTCTGGTGCATGAAGACCGCCAGTTCCTGACCTGGGAGCACCCCATGGTGCGTGGCGCCCTGGAGGAGCTGGTGAGTGGCGACCTGGGCAGTGCGGCTTTCCTGGTTCTGGAGAACGGCCCTCTGCCATCGGGCACTCTGTTGCTGGAGTTGGTTTTTGTGCTCAATTGCGCCGCCCCCCGGGAGTTGGAAGCCAGCCGCTACCTGCCGCCGACGACACTGCGCCTGGTGCTGGATCGCCAGGGCAAGGACTATGCCGCCTTGCTGCCGGCGGGAAAACTGCGCGGTCGCTCCATGCACCGGGACCGGCCCACTGCCGCCAAGGTCATCAAGTCCCAGGCAGAATTGCTGCGCGGACTCATCGTTCAGGGTGAACAACAAGTGGCAAAGCAGGCCCGGGAGGTGGTGGATCACGCCCTGGATCGAATGCGCGCCGAACTGGAGGAAGAGCAGCACCGGCTGCAAAGTCTGAGTGACGGCTCAGCCATGGAAGAGTTGCAGCTGCTGGAAGGCCACCAGGCCCTGTTGGAGGAATATCTGCCCCGCACCCGTCTGCGCCTGGATGCCTTGCGTTTGTTCGTACGGGTATGA
- a CDS encoding patatin-like phospholipase family protein — protein MKPGIGKYLLCLLLTVPVVLANAAERPRVGLVLSGGGARGAAHISVLKVIEEQGVPIDYIAGTSMGAIIGGLYASGLSPEEIEKRLAAMDWGDMLTDSPKREDLSYRRKREDEEVLVRYAAGFRDGKVQLPQGLLQGQKLLLFLRELTLPVADVEDFDQLPIPFRAVATDISTGQAVVLDHGDLALAMRASSSIPSVFSPVELDGRLLVDGGVSNNLPVDIVRAMGADRLIVVDVSTPLAKREELGSVISITDQLTTIMTRRNTERSIKALSKEDVLVVPDLSSVTTTDFANSMKALKPGMVAARKQQARLARIAQETAGASGSPGPEAVVQKPLPVISFMELNNDSGLSDKAIERYFATVKLGQPLDVQALEAAISELYGLDLFKQISYRLVSRDGETGVEISVRKKPWGPNYLQAGLQFHGDWNDENGFNLGMSYTRAAVNPLGGEFRAILELGDRPRLQGEFYQPLDTNRAFFVHPQLEYTRNTIGYYTEGDKLGEYDLSETQLSLDFGLNLSSWGELRLGWRGGRADVEIRSGFPGVVEGVSDTGELHLDFGVDTLDSLYFPTSGHWMRAELSSHDRRWGDDNDFHQLYLDAGMAMTRDRDTLFFRGQAGFTLDSNAPLYGLFRLGGFLDLSGFHVNELTGQHMGHGLLGYMRRLDDGGLAPLYLGATLEAGNTWQAAGDIGNDWLLGGSMFLGLDTLLGPLYMGYALGEDDHGSLFMYFGAPIK, from the coding sequence ATGAAACCTGGTATCGGAAAATACCTGTTGTGCTTGCTGCTGACAGTGCCTGTGGTGCTGGCGAATGCCGCAGAGCGCCCCAGGGTCGGCCTGGTACTCAGTGGTGGAGGCGCCCGGGGCGCGGCGCACATCAGTGTACTCAAAGTCATCGAGGAACAGGGCGTTCCCATCGATTATATCGCGGGCACCAGTATGGGAGCCATCATCGGAGGCTTGTATGCCTCGGGCCTGTCTCCGGAAGAGATTGAGAAACGCCTGGCCGCCATGGATTGGGGCGACATGCTCACGGACAGTCCCAAAAGGGAAGACCTGAGCTACCGGCGCAAACGCGAGGACGAGGAAGTTCTGGTGCGCTACGCGGCGGGTTTCAGGGATGGCAAGGTGCAACTGCCTCAGGGATTGCTGCAGGGACAAAAGCTGTTGCTGTTCCTGCGGGAGCTGACCCTGCCGGTGGCGGATGTCGAGGATTTTGACCAGCTGCCCATCCCTTTCCGCGCCGTGGCCACGGACATCAGCACCGGGCAGGCGGTGGTGCTGGATCATGGGGATCTGGCCCTGGCCATGCGCGCCAGTTCGTCCATTCCCAGTGTGTTCTCTCCCGTGGAGCTGGATGGCCGGCTGCTGGTGGATGGCGGCGTGAGCAACAACCTGCCCGTGGACATCGTACGCGCCATGGGCGCTGACAGGCTCATCGTGGTGGATGTGAGTACGCCCCTGGCAAAGCGTGAAGAACTCGGCAGCGTTATTTCCATCACCGATCAGCTGACCACCATAATGACCCGGCGCAATACCGAACGCAGTATCAAGGCGCTCAGCAAAGAGGATGTGTTGGTGGTGCCGGATCTTTCGTCCGTGACCACCACGGATTTTGCCAATTCCATGAAGGCCCTCAAACCCGGGATGGTGGCCGCGAGAAAGCAGCAGGCCCGGCTGGCGCGTATTGCCCAGGAAACGGCTGGAGCATCCGGATCCCCGGGGCCTGAAGCCGTCGTGCAAAAGCCTTTGCCGGTCATCAGCTTCATGGAACTGAACAATGATTCAGGTCTTTCCGACAAGGCCATAGAGCGCTACTTCGCAACGGTAAAACTGGGACAGCCTCTGGATGTTCAGGCTCTCGAAGCCGCCATTTCGGAGTTGTATGGACTGGATTTGTTTAAACAGATCAGCTACCGGCTGGTATCCAGGGACGGTGAAACAGGCGTCGAGATCAGTGTCCGGAAAAAGCCCTGGGGGCCCAATTATCTCCAGGCAGGCTTGCAGTTTCATGGAGACTGGAACGATGAGAATGGTTTCAATCTGGGCATGAGTTACACGCGCGCTGCGGTGAACCCTCTTGGGGGGGAGTTTCGCGCCATTCTGGAACTGGGAGACCGCCCCCGGCTGCAGGGAGAGTTCTACCAGCCCCTGGATACGAACCGGGCCTTTTTTGTCCATCCCCAGCTGGAATATACGCGCAACACCATCGGTTATTACACCGAAGGGGACAAGTTGGGGGAATACGATCTCAGTGAAACTCAGCTGTCTCTGGATTTCGGATTGAACCTGTCCAGTTGGGGGGAGTTGCGTTTGGGCTGGCGTGGTGGCCGGGCTGATGTGGAAATCCGCAGCGGTTTTCCCGGTGTCGTGGAAGGCGTGTCGGATACCGGTGAGCTGCACCTGGATTTTGGTGTGGATACCCTGGACAGCCTGTACTTCCCCACCAGCGGTCACTGGATGCGGGCGGAATTGAGCAGCCATGACCGGCGCTGGGGTGATGACAACGATTTCCACCAGCTTTACCTGGATGCCGGCATGGCCATGACCCGGGATCGGGATACCCTGTTCTTCCGGGGGCAGGCGGGATTCACTCTGGACAGCAATGCCCCCCTGTACGGCCTGTTCCGGCTGGGCGGTTTTCTCGATCTTTCAGGCTTCCATGTGAATGAGCTGACCGGACAGCATATGGGGCATGGTCTGCTGGGGTATATGCGTCGTCTGGATGATGGCGGTTTGGCGCCCTTGTACCTGGGAGCGACTCTGGAAGCGGGAAATACCTGGCAGGCGGCCGGGGACATTGGTAATGACTGGTTGCTGGGGGGCAGCATGTTCCTGGGGCTGGATACCCTGTTGGGGCCTCTGTATATGGGCTATGCCCTCGGTGAAGATGATCACGGAAGCCTGTTCATGTATTTTGGCGCGCCTATCAAGTAG
- a CDS encoding phosphoribulokinase, whose amino-acid sequence MSSKHPIIAITGSSGAGTTTFRRIFDNIFRREGITAFRVDGNAFRRYDRKRMQHMVSQAEKQGRCLSHFAPEANFLDRLEGLFREYSRSGTGLCRRYVENETLADIYGVPVGSFTSWEEVPNGTDLLIYDGMHGGCAENSWTHREMSASHNPVIIRRRKKLKERKMRGIDIAQWVDLLIGVVPVINLEWIQKIYRDAHEKQKSPESTTHTIMRRMEDYIAYITPQFSLTDINFQRVPLTDTSNPFELREIPSLDESIVVIRFREPARYDFPSLLAQIPGARMTRRNTLMIPGGMLDIAIKSICTPLVHELVQRYRSAAAAPT is encoded by the coding sequence ATGTCTTCCAAGCATCCGATCATTGCAATCACCGGCTCATCCGGAGCAGGCACTACCACTTTCCGGCGGATCTTCGACAATATTTTCCGCCGCGAAGGCATCACCGCCTTCCGCGTGGACGGCAATGCCTTCCGCCGTTATGACCGTAAACGCATGCAACACATGGTATCCCAGGCCGAGAAGCAAGGCCGCTGCCTGAGTCACTTCGCACCGGAAGCCAATTTCCTGGATCGCCTGGAAGGCCTGTTCCGGGAATACTCCCGCTCGGGCACCGGCCTGTGCCGGCGTTATGTGGAGAACGAGACGCTGGCGGATATCTACGGCGTACCCGTGGGCTCATTCACCTCCTGGGAAGAAGTGCCCAACGGCACGGATCTGCTCATCTACGATGGCATGCACGGGGGCTGCGCGGAAAATTCCTGGACGCACCGGGAAATGTCGGCATCCCACAATCCAGTGATCATCCGCCGGCGCAAGAAACTCAAGGAACGCAAAATGCGTGGGATCGATATTGCCCAATGGGTGGATCTGCTCATCGGCGTGGTGCCGGTCATCAATCTGGAGTGGATACAGAAGATCTACCGGGACGCCCATGAGAAGCAGAAATCACCGGAATCCACCACCCACACCATTATGCGACGCATGGAGGACTACATCGCCTACATCACGCCCCAGTTCTCCCTCACGGATATCAATTTCCAGCGCGTGCCTCTGACGGATACTTCCAATCCCTTTGAGCTGCGTGAGATCCCCAGCCTGGATGAAAGCATCGTGGTCATTCGCTTTCGTGAACCGGCGCGCTATGATTTTCCCAGCCTGCTGGCGCAGATCCCAGGCGCCAGGATGACGCGGCGCAATACCCTGATGATCCCCGGCGGTATGCTGGACATTGCCATCAAATCGATATGCACACCCCTGGTGCATGAACTGGTACAGCGTTACCGTTCCGCTGCCGCGGCCCCAACCTGA
- a CDS encoding DUF302 domain-containing protein codes for MYEMNITLDMPFDAALDKVREILMANHLGVVSDVDVQAIFKNKMDKDIPAYHIYGACNPKLADRVITAEPNAGTLLPCNFIMREEGDKTVVSFMDPVAVLGLSEAADVRAVAEEARTMIERAIQQLQD; via the coding sequence ATGTACGAAATGAACATAACCCTGGACATGCCTTTTGATGCCGCCCTGGACAAGGTCAGGGAAATCCTGATGGCCAACCATCTGGGCGTGGTCAGTGACGTGGACGTGCAGGCCATCTTCAAGAACAAGATGGACAAGGACATACCTGCCTATCACATTTACGGCGCCTGCAACCCCAAGCTGGCGGATCGGGTGATCACAGCAGAACCCAACGCGGGAACCCTGCTGCCCTGCAACTTCATCATGCGCGAGGAAGGAGACAAGACCGTGGTGAGCTTCATGGATCCCGTAGCGGTTCTCGGCTTGTCCGAAGCTGCGGATGTGCGTGCCGTGGCTGAAGAAGCCCGGACCATGATTGAACGAGCCATACAGCAACTTCAGGACTGA
- a CDS encoding CBS domain-containing protein: MLVKDVMTRGARSVTRDTPIQEVASLMCLYRYSGLPVVEDEKLIGFIAEKDVLAQLFPSVEDAMEGMATIDLKEKAREYKSIMSRKVGDLMTRGAKTVSPDMPVLKAAIIMANNRFRRIPVAEGDKLVGMLSLGDIHKAIFHQSLTES, translated from the coding sequence ATGTTGGTAAAAGATGTCATGACCCGGGGTGCGCGCAGCGTTACCCGGGATACTCCGATTCAGGAAGTGGCTTCCCTGATGTGTCTGTACCGTTACAGCGGCCTGCCCGTCGTGGAGGACGAAAAACTCATCGGCTTCATTGCCGAAAAGGATGTACTGGCGCAGCTGTTTCCCAGTGTCGAGGATGCCATGGAAGGTATGGCTACCATTGATTTGAAGGAAAAGGCCCGGGAATACAAATCCATCATGAGTCGCAAGGTGGGAGATCTCATGACCCGGGGGGCAAAAACGGTTTCCCCGGATATGCCTGTACTCAAGGCCGCAATCATCATGGCCAACAATCGCTTCCGCCGTATTCCTGTGGCTGAAGGTGACAAGCTGGTGGGAATGCTCAGCCTGGGAGATATTCACAAGGCTATCTTTCACCAGAGTCTGACCGAGAGCTGA